Part of the Effusibacillus pohliae DSM 22757 genome, CTGTCCGACATTCGTGCCTTGGCGCAGTTGGTTAAGCCGCACAACGTGAAGATTGTGGTCGACAATACGTTCATGTCCCCTTATCTGCAGCGTCCTCTGGAACTGGGAGCCGATGTGGTGGTCCATTCAGCCACCAAATACATCAGCGGGCATGGCGATGTGGTTGGCGGACTGGCGGTCGGTTCGAAAGAACTGATGACCTCCATCAAAAAATCGTTTTTAAAGGATATCGGGGGTGTGATGGGGCCGTTCGACGCGTTTTTGCTGCTGCGCGGTTTGAAAACGCTGACAGTGCGCATGGATAAGCATTGTGCGAATGCGATGAAAGTGGCCGAGTTCCTGCGCGACCATCCTGCCGTGGAGCGGGTGCTTTATCCGGGATTGCCCGATTTTCCCCAATATGAGTTGGCGAAACAGCAGATGAACGGATTCGGGGGAACCCTCAGTTTTGAAGTGAAAGGCGGGGTGGAAAAGGGACGCCGGGTGATGAATTCGGTGCGGTTGTGCCAGTTGGCGGTTTCGTTGGGCGATGTGCATACGCTGATCCAGCATCCTGCGTCGATGACTCACGCCGTGATTCCACGCGAGGAGCGGCTGCAGGTTGGCATCACCGACGGGCTGATCCGTTTGTCGGTTGGCATCGAGGACGTGGACGACATCCTGCAAGATTTGGACGGTGCTCTGTCAAAGTAAAAAGCAGATGAAGAGCGAGCGAGATTGGCTGTGGAAAGCAGACAGAACTCAAGCCTTTTGTTTGGTTTTGTTACTCGGGTCCGGTTGATGCCCGGGTGGCAAGGTGATAGGATAACAGTTGTCGCCGTTCGAAGGCAGAAACGAGAGAGTTGCGGCAGGGATGTGAACCATCCGCAGCATCCGTAGCAGGAAAAATTGCCAGTTGCAATGATTGGCCGGATGTGTTACTATAGCGATTGTTGTTGCGCGAACAACGAACGAAACGTACTGTTGAGTTCAGT contains:
- the megL gene encoding methionine gamma-lyase, with translation MSEEWKGFTTRLLHERYQPEAATGALTLPIFQTSTFVFENPEQGAARFGGTEEGYMYSRLGNPTVDALAERIAILENGEMGVAFGSGMAAISHVMMGLVKKGDHIIASDALYGCTFAFFQSILAERFGVCVSFVDTSDMQKVMDSLRPETTVLYLETPANPTMKLSDIRALAQLVKPHNVKIVVDNTFMSPYLQRPLELGADVVVHSATKYISGHGDVVGGLAVGSKELMTSIKKSFLKDIGGVMGPFDAFLLLRGLKTLTVRMDKHCANAMKVAEFLRDHPAVERVLYPGLPDFPQYELAKQQMNGFGGTLSFEVKGGVEKGRRVMNSVRLCQLAVSLGDVHTLIQHPASMTHAVIPREERLQVGITDGLIRLSVGIEDVDDILQDLDGALSK